The genomic DNA CTCTCTTGCAAAAGGGTAAGTTAGAAGAAGCAATTGCGGCATTCAATGAGGTTGTGGCGATCCTTCCTAAAATGCCCATCGGTTACATCAATCGAGGTGTCGCTTACGCCGCAAATTCCAGATTCGCGGAGGCTCTTGCAGATGCTGACAGAGTTCTATCCTAAAGCGAAGATGCGTCTTCGACAACCTTTCGAGGATGGCCTACCAGATCAAGGGACACGTTTACCAGGCTCAGGAAACCTTACGGCATCGATTGAAGGTTATAGTAAGGCGATTGAATTGGTGCCACGCAATGCTAAGTTCTACAACGGACGTGGAATTTCTTACATGATGCTCGAACAGGACGGTCTTGCTCGGAAGGATTTCGACAAGGCAATCAGATCGATCCAAGTCTATCGCAATTTTACGTAAACCGAGCTGTCATATTGCGACGGGCGAGAGAATTTAATGCAGCGATCCTTGACCTCGACGAAGCCTTAAAACTCGATCCGTCAAATGCTCAGCGTACCTGAACCGTGGAAACAATCACCGAAGCCTTAAGAAATTAGACGAAGCGATCGCTAATTACACGAAAGCGATCTCGATTGAGCCAAAGTCCGAACAGTTTTATAATCAGGCCGTCGTGCATTTCGAACTGAAGGATTACCAAGCCGCAGTAAATGACAACACTGAAGCGATCAGATTGGACCCAAAGAGTTCCCGAGCGTTCAAGAACCGGTCCCTTTCATACCGGAGGCTTGGAAAGGTCTCTTTGGCGCTCTAGAAGATCTACAACAAAGCGATACAACTTTCGGACAACTCAATGTCTGCCAGATACAACTTGGCTTATTTGCTATATGAAACCGGACGTTTCGTCGAAGCTCGCGATGAAGTTACTCTTCTAATAGGTAAAGTGCCTTTGTGGAAAGCACCGTTCCTTTTACGGGCAGAGATACACGCGGGAAGTCCTGGTAATCTCGCAAAGCGCGCGAGGACCGTGCAACTGCCGCAAAATTGAATGCAGACTGGAAGCCACAGGAAGACGACTTTTGGTCTTCGACATGACTTTCACAATTTCGGGCGAACTTAAGTAAATGGAAAAAGTAAACATCGGAATTATCGGCGGCTCTGGGCTTTACCAGATGCCGGAACTTGAGAATGTGCGCGAAGTGCCCGTAAGCACTCCGTTTGGCGACCCTTCGGACGCTTTCATTGTCGGCGAACTCGACGGCGTGACGGTTGCGTTTCTGCCGCGTCACGCACGCGGGCACAAATTCACGCCCAGCGAACTTCCCTACCGGGCAAACATCTACGCGATGAAGCTGCTCGGCGTCGAATACATCCTGTCGGTCTCGGCCGTCGGCAGTTTGCAGGAACAGTATGCTCCGACTGACTTTGTGATTCCCGACCAGTTCTTTGACCGGACGCGTGACCGTTCGAAAGAATCCACATTCTTCGGCGAAGGCATCGTCGGCCACGTGACGTTCGCTCATCCTGTTTGCAATGAGCTTGGCGACATTCTCGAAGAAGCTTGCAAAAGCAACGGCGTCAAGACTCATCGGGGCGGCACTTACATCTGCATGGAAGGCCCGGCGTTCTCGACCAAGGCCGAGTCCAACGTCTATCGACAGTGGGGCATGGACATCATCGGGATGACCAACCTGCAGGAAGCCAAGCTCGCCCGCGAAGCCGAGATCGCCTATGCCACCCTCGCCCTCGTCACCGATTACGACTGCTGGTACGAAGGCCACGACGACGTCACCGTCGATATGGTCATCGAGTACCTGAACAAAAACGTCCGCAACGCCCAGCTCGTCCTAAAAGACGCCGTCAAAGCCGTCACGGCCAAAACGACGCCAAACCAATACGCGAACGCAACCAAAAACGCGATCTTCACCGCCCCGTCAAACTGGCCGGCTGAGACGGCGAGGAAGCTTGACGCGATCATTGGAAAGTACAAGTAATGGCACAAGCCCGCACGTAGTAAGGGCGTAACATCCAACAGGTGAAACGCCCTTACTACGTGCGGGCTTGTGCACTCGCCGGAAAACTTTCCGATGCCAAACAGCATCTGTATTAAGTTATGAAAAGAAAGTTCCTTGCAATAATCTTTACAGTCTTGTCCATCGGAATTATTTCGGCACATACCCAACCAACGTCACGCCGGCGATCGACCGTGATCCTTTGATGGAGCAGGACGCGAAGCACAATCTGGACGTCGCGAAACGTATTTCCCTGCTCAAAAGGCGTACAAAGG from Acidobacteriota bacterium includes the following:
- a CDS encoding tetratricopeptide repeat protein — translated: MNRGNNHRSLKKLDEAIANYTKAISIEPKSEQFYNQAVVHFELKDYQAAVNDNTEAIRLDPKSSRAFKNRSLSYRRLGKVSLAL
- a CDS encoding S-methyl-5'-thioadenosine phosphorylase; this encodes MEKVNIGIIGGSGLYQMPELENVREVPVSTPFGDPSDAFIVGELDGVTVAFLPRHARGHKFTPSELPYRANIYAMKLLGVEYILSVSAVGSLQEQYAPTDFVIPDQFFDRTRDRSKESTFFGEGIVGHVTFAHPVCNELGDILEEACKSNGVKTHRGGTYICMEGPAFSTKAESNVYRQWGMDIIGMTNLQEAKLAREAEIAYATLALVTDYDCWYEGHDDVTVDMVIEYLNKNVRNAQLVLKDAVKAVTAKTTPNQYANATKNAIFTAPSNWPAETARKLDAIIGKYK
- a CDS encoding tetratricopeptide repeat protein: MSINKGNTLRCIAGALLLFFFISVKGQTQSELLKAQEFLSSGNALLQKGKLEEAIAAFNEVVAILPKMPIGYINRGVAYAANSRFAEALADADRVLS
- a CDS encoding tetratricopeptide repeat protein, with the protein product MLTEFYPKAKMRLRQPFEDGLPDQGTRLPGSGNLTASIEGYSKAIELVPRNAKFYNGRGISYMMLEQDGLARKDFDKAIRSIQVYRNFT